Part of the Bubalus bubalis isolate 160015118507 breed Murrah chromosome 9, NDDB_SH_1, whole genome shotgun sequence genome is shown below.
TGATCTCTAGCCTCAACCTACCTGAGACCAGATGTGTCTACAGTAGGAAAGCCCAGGTCGCATGCTGCCTGGCTGTTGCCCGTTTTTCACCTTAGCCTCCAGATTTTATGATCATGCCCAGCCCCATTCCTGGGAGCCTTGATGGGTCACAGCACCCACGGGAAGTAAAAACAGGTCGCACGCAGGACTAGAGAAATCTCTGCTTTTATTGGCCAGCAGGTTACTTGAGGGGGATGAAGCGGGAGGAATGGGTGGCCCCGATACCGGGCCGGCCATGCTTCACGGGCTTGTAAGTGATGGAGAACTCGCCTAGGTAGTGGCCGATCATCTCAGGCTGCAGAGGAAGGGTGGGGGATAGTCAGCGGAGGCACGGTGGCAGGGCCCCACCCTCGGGCCCAGCTCATCCCACACGCACCTTGATTTCCACCTGGTTGAAGGTCTTGCCGTTGTAGACGCCAACCATGCTGCCCACCATCTCGGGCAGAATGATCATGTCGCGCAGGTGCGTCTTCACCACCTCGGGCTTCTCCATGGGCGGCGCATCTTTCTTGGCCTTGCGCAGCCGCTTCAGCAGCGAGTGCTGCTTCCTCCGCAGGCCGCGATTCAGCCGCCGTCGCTGGCGCGCGCTGTATAGCTGCATCAGTTGCTCACTGCGGGCGAGGGCACAGAGTGGGCGGTCTGAGCCCCAGCCGAGCCCCACAGCCCACCAGGAACACTCCTGCTTCACGAGGAGCTCCGAGAGCTCCTCACGAGAGCAACGTTCCCCGCCCGGCCAGGGCCCACAGTACCCGCTCCGAACGTTCGCGTGGGAGAGGCTCTCCAGTTCGAGAATCCCTGCTCCGCTATCTACAAACGAGGAAGCCGAGCCGGGAAAACAGGTGACTTGGGGAGTTGCAAAGTCGCGGACACCCTGCTCTGCTCTGCTTGCCTCAAGAACCGAGCAGTGGGGCCACCCTGAGAAGCCCCCGGCCGATGAGGACCCTATGTTGTGCCCCCTAGGAAGCCGGCCCCTCCGCCCCAGACTGCGCATACCTCTAGGAGAAAGGGCGTCCCTGGCGTCACGAGCCTCCCTTCCCATCCGGGGCCCGGGCTTCGCACCCACCCTACCTAGATGTTTCCAGCTCCGGCCAAACCTTAGAGCAAGGGTCGCCAAACTCCTGCCCACGTGCCAAATCCCAGTCGCGGCTGCCCTATCTTGTAAGGCTCGCGGTCTAGAGCGCCCTTTACGTGTCCGAGTGGACGCCAAAACGTCCAAGAGAGACTCGTGGAAAGCCTGTTCAGTTCAATCCTCAAGGACTCCTTTTTATCCGCACGCAGCCCCGCCCTCTCGCCTACACACGGTCTACGGCCGCAGGCCAAGCTGCAGCCCTCAGTCCACCCTGGGGACCCCTCCAGCCGCCAAACCCCTACCCTGCCGCCACTTACTAGGACATGTCCAGTAGCTGGTCGAGGTCTACGCCGCGGTAGGTGAACTTGCGGAAGGTCCGCTTCTTCTTCTGTTCCACTTCCGCCTGCGCGGGCCGGGCCGGGGGTGAGCGGGTCCCCGAGATCCACCCCCAGTCCCCACGGCGAGGTCAATGGGCCCGCGGCTCCCGCCAAAAACCGCGCGGCGCTGCCGGTATGGGAGCCCGTGGGCACGCACCACCTCGCCGGTCCAGGGCGGCCCGCGCGGCTACGGGGGCTCGGCTGGGACAAGCGGGCAGACACAGGCCTTCCCTGCCCCGAGTCATCCTGACAACCAGCAAGCCCGCCCCACACCCCCATATCCGGCAGTTCCAGAGGCCTGCAGGAGAGGGCCGCAGCCTCGCGGCTTGACCTCGGCCTCCGCTGTGGGCCAGAGCTCGGATGGTACCGGATGAACCCGGAACATACAAGGAGGATGTAACACTCACCATCTTGCCGGTTCTTCAGAAAGGATCTTTCGTTCTGCGCCAGCGCAGTTATCGCGGGGTATCAATGCCCCGCCCCCGGCCTGCGCGCGCAGGCGCTTCCGCTTCCGCTTTCCCAACAGAGGACGCGCGCCGTCTGCTGTCCGGAGGTCCGAACTCTGTCTCCGAAGAATAAAAGAGCCCCGCCGCCATGACAAACCTGGACCtcgaattaaaaagcagagacaaagatgTGTATaatcacagctatggtttttccagtagtcatgtacggatgtgcgagttggaccataaagaaggcttaccgccagagaattgatgctttcgaattgtggtgctgaagaacaaacactcttgagagtcccttgaacagcaaggagatcaaaccagtcaatcctaaagaaatcaaccctgaattggaaggactgatgctgaagctgaaactccagtactttggctatctgatgcgaagagcccactCCTTGGAAAAGCATCaggatcctgggaaagattgcgggcaggagaagcgggcaacagaggaggcGATGATTGGATagtaccaccaactcaatggacacgaatttgaacaaactcacaagatagtgaaggacagggaagccaggcgtgctgcagtctatgggtttgcagagtcggacacaatcgagtgactgaacaacagctgccCTCCACTGCTGGAACCCCCAGGCTGGAGCTGGCTGCCTAGTATATGGGAGCCCATTCTTCAACTTGGGCACGTGTGACTCATCACTGCCCATTTTGAAAACTCATATTGTTGCTGCATAACCTCTATAATAAAACCCATGTTAAAAAGTGTTTACGGAGTGCCTGTTTGCAGGAGGCGCTGTCTGGGGTTCTGGCTGGCTCCATAGGGAGCACGGTCGAGGCAGACCTGTAAGGGACAAGGTCATACAGATATCTGAGCCAAGAGGGTGGGACACTGGCTTTGCACAGATGGTTAGAAATGGCATCCCTGATAAGGACCTGCAAGCCTTTAACAGACAGAATTATATAAAGTAACAACTGTAACACTGCACTGTTAGGTTTGCAACACGTAGAGGGGTCAACAATACCAAGAACAGGACAAGAGACAAGAACTATATAGgggttcagtttagtcgctcagttgtgtccgactctgtgaccccatgaaccacaacacgccaggcGTACTTTGTCAATATTCAGTGGAACAGTGTCCATCCGAAGGTAATTCTGGTACACTAAGATGTATGTGGTTCCATGAtgtcagcaattccactcctgggtacataCCCCGAgaaactgaaagcagggactcagatTTGCACATGCCTGTTCACAGCAGCATGATTGACAAGAGGTGGAAACAACTGGTGCCTATCCATGAATGATGGATAAACAATGTGGTTCGttcacagtgaaatattatccagccttgaaaaggaaggatattttgacacctgctacaacatggatggacctggaaggtATCAGTGTGAGAACCTGAACACAGGACAAATACTGCACTACTTCACTCAGAAGAGGTCCCTAGAGGACTCAGACCCATAGACAGAAGGTAGATCgtggggggctggggctggaggagggtgagtgagatttcagtttgggaagatgaggaAGTTCTAGAGATTATGGTGGGGATGGCTGCACAACGTAACTGGGTGCTTAATGCCACCGAGCTGTGTGTacttagaaatggttaaaaaTGACCAATCTTAAATTTTGTCACAATAAAAAGCAACCAAACAGGTGCATATGGTACTCTAAAAACCTcaaaaactacaatgaaaaaaaatcattgaattaaaatattacactagaaaatattcatttaatgcaaaagaaagcaGTAGTCTGAGGACTAAAAGAGATGTGACATGTAGAAGGGACAGGACGAGGGGCATTTTGGGTCTAGGGGAGAAGGTGCCTTTCTCCCCGGCTCTCTGAGCTGGTCTGTTGGTTGGGGTAGGGCTTTCTGGCTATTTGAGTTCATTACATTATCTCCAGTCCAGGACACTGGAGCCATCCAGACATTTTCAAATCACTTTTCCCCTAAAATCTTGCTTGTGATTTTTCCAGTGAAGTGACAGCCCCATCCTTTCACATGGCAGGGGGAACTCTGCAGGTGGGAGCTCGTCCCAccacacctccctgcccccaggttCTTGGCCCACCACCACGACCTTCAGCTCCATGAGGCTGCACCCAACCAGCCCCGAACTGGGAGTCCCACCACCCCTGCCCACAGCCAACGCCTGGGAAGGTGAGCAGCCTGCCCGAAGCCACAGTGCAGGTGTCACCTCTGCAGGGGTGGAAGGGCCTGGCAAGCCCTACCCAGATCTGTCTTAACTCCTCTTCCTCGGCACCCAGCAAGTGGCCAATGGACCCCAGCACCCAAGGCCCCTCACAGGGGGTCTGCAGCTCTGAGCAGGCCCCCAACCCCAGGCTCCAGTCCCCAAGACCCCCATACCTGCTGAGGAGGGCCCAGCTCCCTGCACAGGAAG
Proteins encoded:
- the RPS15 gene encoding 40S ribosomal protein S15, encoding MAEVEQKKKRTFRKFTYRGVDLDQLLDMSYEQLMQLYSARQRRRLNRGLRRKQHSLLKRLRKAKKDAPPMEKPEVVKTHLRDMIILPEMVGSMVGVYNGKTFNQVEIKPEMIGHYLGEFSITYKPVKHGRPGIGATHSSRFIPLK